A genomic window from Paucibacter sp. KCTC 42545 includes:
- a CDS encoding DUF2788 domain-containing protein yields MFGYTEQQIAQFGLTWGVTAFMVYMIFIILQLARESKAGRFGTFVLLLALGFGMIGFIAKGIIKWWMNG; encoded by the coding sequence ATGTTTGGATACACCGAGCAACAAATCGCCCAGTTCGGGCTGACCTGGGGCGTCACCGCCTTCATGGTCTATATGATTTTCATCATCCTGCAGCTGGCTCGCGAGTCCAAGGCCGGGCGCTTCGGCACCTTTGTGCTCTTGCTGGCCCTGGGCTTCGGCATGATCGGCTTCATTGCCAAAGGCATCATCAAATGGTGGATGAACGGATGA
- the mnmH gene encoding tRNA 2-selenouridine(34) synthase MnmH — protein MSPRPQVIDAAQALAAPQAFDAVIDVRSPSEFAEDHWPGALNWPVLGDEERRIVGTLYKASPFEARKLGAALVARNIAKHLDTHGADLQRNWRPLVYCWRGGQRSGAMHWFLGQIGFKSLQLVGGYKAYRAEVRSGLETMPLGLQLRVLCGRTGTGKTRLLQALRAQGGQVLDLEGLALHRGSVLGALPGQPQPSQKRFDSLLWQALKSMDLSRPIFVESESRKIGQLRLPEPLHAAMRASATIFWVDMPDEARVQLLLQDYAHFIQQPEAFCALMDCLVTLRGRQKVERWQALARDGDFASVFAELMREHYDPGYERSLSGHYPQLAQAQRLHLADGESASLNAAAAQLLQG, from the coding sequence ATGAGCCCACGCCCACAAGTCATCGACGCGGCGCAGGCCCTGGCCGCCCCACAGGCATTCGACGCCGTCATCGACGTGCGCAGCCCTTCCGAGTTTGCCGAGGATCACTGGCCCGGCGCCCTCAACTGGCCGGTGCTGGGTGATGAGGAGCGCCGCATCGTCGGCACGCTCTACAAGGCCTCGCCTTTCGAAGCGCGCAAGCTCGGCGCCGCCTTGGTGGCACGCAATATCGCCAAGCATCTGGACACCCACGGCGCGGACTTGCAACGCAATTGGCGCCCGCTGGTCTACTGCTGGCGCGGCGGCCAGCGCTCCGGCGCCATGCATTGGTTCTTGGGCCAGATCGGCTTCAAGTCCCTGCAATTGGTGGGCGGCTACAAGGCCTACCGTGCGGAAGTGCGATCCGGCCTGGAAACCATGCCGCTGGGCCTGCAGCTGCGCGTTTTGTGCGGCCGAACCGGCACGGGCAAAACCCGTTTGCTGCAGGCGCTGCGCGCCCAGGGCGGCCAGGTGTTGGACCTGGAAGGCCTGGCCCTGCACCGTGGCTCGGTGCTGGGCGCGCTGCCGGGCCAGCCCCAGCCCAGCCAGAAGCGCTTTGACTCCCTGTTGTGGCAAGCCCTTAAGTCCATGGACCTGAGCCGGCCCATCTTCGTGGAAAGCGAAAGCCGCAAGATCGGACAGCTGCGCCTGCCCGAACCCCTGCACGCTGCCATGCGTGCCAGCGCCACGATTTTCTGGGTCGACATGCCCGACGAGGCCAGAGTGCAGTTGCTGCTGCAGGACTATGCCCATTTCATCCAGCAGCCCGAGGCCTTCTGTGCACTGATGGACTGCCTAGTGACCCTGCGCGGCCGCCAGAAAGTGGAGCGCTGGCAAGCCCTGGCTCGCGACGGCGACTTCGCCAGCGTCTTCGCCGAGCTGATGCGCGAGCATTACGACCCCGGCTACGAACGCTCACTCAGCGGCCACTATCCCCAGCTGGCGCAAGCCCAACGCTTGCATCTGGCCGATGGCGAGAGCGCCAGCCTGAACGCAGCGGCCGCGCAATTGCTGCAAGGTTGA
- a CDS encoding YitT family protein, giving the protein MKPIDKLRAASRSFKHSNFEDVQALITGTLFVALGVALFKQVGMLTGGTVGIAFLIHYASGLPFGALFFTINLPFYWLAYHRMGPAFTVKTVLAVGLMSVLSEILPRWLQFSLLNPIFAAIAGGLLIGAGMLILFRHRASLGGLNVLVLYLQEKKGWPAGYVQAALDGLILLSSLAFVSPSRVALSLLGMAAINAALVVNHRPGRYTAV; this is encoded by the coding sequence ATGAAGCCCATCGACAAACTGCGCGCGGCCAGCCGCAGTTTCAAGCACAGCAATTTCGAGGACGTGCAGGCCCTGATCACCGGCACCTTGTTCGTCGCCCTGGGCGTAGCCTTGTTCAAGCAAGTCGGCATGTTGACCGGCGGCACGGTGGGCATCGCCTTTCTGATTCACTACGCCTCGGGTCTGCCTTTTGGCGCCCTCTTCTTCACCATCAATCTGCCCTTCTACTGGCTGGCCTATCACCGCATGGGCCCGGCCTTCACCGTCAAAACGGTGCTGGCCGTGGGGCTGATGTCGGTGCTGAGTGAGATCTTGCCGCGCTGGCTGCAGTTCAGCCTCCTCAATCCCATCTTCGCCGCCATCGCCGGGGGCTTGCTGATTGGCGCGGGCATGCTGATTCTGTTTCGCCACCGCGCTTCGCTGGGCGGGCTCAATGTGTTGGTGCTCTATCTGCAAGAGAAAAAGGGCTGGCCAGCCGGCTATGTGCAGGCCGCGCTGGACGGGCTGATCTTGCTCAGTTCACTGGCCTTTGTGTCGCCCAGCCGTGTGGCCCTGTCCTTGCTGGGCATGGCCGCCATCAACGCCGCCTTGGTCGTGAACCACCGGCCGGGCCGCTACACCGCCGTCTGA
- a CDS encoding DUF2189 domain-containing protein → MPMLETEKALQQSRQFGVKPIPLLRPLGWLARGWQDLLRCPGASLLHGLAMALVGGLILWLARDRFWLLAGAFSGFLLVAPILATGLYVISRDLEMGREPSLAHVIEAWRPRDGRLVVFGVLLAFAGIGWVTTSAALITGFAEAPINTPDQFLRHVVLNEDSHLFEAWLGLGALLAAPMFASTMIAVPLMLDSKVGEVSILGAVFTSWRVVMEYPAPVALWAALIMLLTLLGMASAMLGLIVVLPWLGHASWHAYRDLVKKAQ, encoded by the coding sequence ATGCCCATGCTCGAAACCGAAAAAGCCCTGCAGCAATCACGCCAGTTTGGCGTCAAGCCCATTCCCCTGTTGCGGCCGCTGGGCTGGCTGGCGCGGGGCTGGCAAGATCTGCTGCGCTGCCCGGGCGCCTCGCTCCTGCACGGCCTGGCGATGGCCCTGGTGGGCGGTCTGATTCTGTGGCTGGCCCGCGATCGTTTCTGGTTGCTGGCCGGCGCCTTCAGCGGCTTTTTGCTGGTGGCACCCATTCTGGCTACCGGCCTGTATGTGATCAGTCGTGATCTTGAGATGGGCCGCGAGCCCAGCCTGGCCCATGTCATCGAAGCCTGGCGCCCGCGCGATGGCCGCTTGGTTGTCTTCGGCGTGCTGCTGGCGTTTGCCGGCATTGGCTGGGTCACCACTTCGGCCGCCCTGATCACCGGTTTTGCCGAAGCCCCGATCAACACACCCGATCAATTTTTGCGCCATGTGGTGCTGAATGAAGACTCGCATCTGTTTGAGGCCTGGCTGGGCCTGGGTGCCTTGCTCGCCGCGCCCATGTTTGCCTCCACCATGATCGCGGTGCCGCTGATGCTGGACAGCAAGGTCGGTGAAGTCAGCATCCTGGGCGCGGTGTTCACCAGCTGGCGGGTGGTGATGGAATATCCGGCCCCCGTGGCCTTGTGGGCCGCCCTGATCATGCTGCTGACCCTGTTGGGCATGGCTTCGGCCATGCTGGGTTTGATCGTGGTCCTACCCTGGTTGGGCCATGCCAGCTGGCATGCCTACCGCGACCTGGTGAAGAAAGCGCAGTAG